A window from Chiroxiphia lanceolata isolate bChiLan1 chromosome 3, bChiLan1.pri, whole genome shotgun sequence encodes these proteins:
- the LOC116784887 gene encoding vascular non-inflammatory molecule 2-like produces the protein MLPSQPLLHAGVFALAVLQALASDTFIAAVYEHAVILPDPTDKPVSPDDALALMNKNMDVLEGAIKEAAQQGAHIIVTPEDGIYGWQFTRESIYPYLEDIPAPVVNWIPCTDPSRFGPAPVQERLSCMARNNSIYVVANIGDKKTCNSSDPGCPSDGRYQYNTDVVFGPEGKLVARYHKYNLFRGETQFNYPKEPEVVTFETPFGKFGIFTCFDILFREPAVVLVSKMQVDTVLFPTAWMNVLPFLTAVEFHSAWAMGMGVNLLSANTHNINFAMTGSGLFTPEGPAAYHYDTGTEEGCLLLAELSAYPCLSPTYPPAINWSLYATSIKKFPGENDTFSGSVRRDIFTFSELRRKTGNYTVCQGDLCCHLVYQMSNKRKNEVYVLGAFDGLHGSLIKYHWQICTLLKCKSTDLDTCGQPVETAQTKFEMFSLSGTFGTNYVFPEVLYSGVQLAPGEFEVLRDGRLKSKHSTSKPLITATLFGRLYEKDLPHPLRTSQ, from the exons AtgctcccttcccagcctctcctgcaTGCTGGGGTATTCGCACTTGCAGTCCTTCAGGCCCTTGCCTCCGACACCTTCATTGCAGCCGTCTACGAGCACGCGGTCATCCTGCCAGATCCCACTGACAAGCCTGTTTCTCCCGATGATGCTTTGGCCCTGATGAACAAAAACATGGATGTCTTGGAAGGGGCCATAAAGGAAGCCGCCCAGCAG GGTGCCCACATCATTGTGACTCCTGAAGATGGCATCTATGGCTGGCAATTCACGAGAGAATCCATCTACCCGTACCTGGAGGATATTCCTGCTCCAGTGGTGAACTGGATTCCCTGCACTGACCCCTCAAG ATTTGGTCCAGCACCAGTGCAGGAACGACTCAGCTGCATGGCCAGGAATAACTCCATCTATGTGGTTGCAAACATTGGGGACAAGAAAACATGTAACTCCAGTGATCCCGGCTGCCCCAGTGACGGTCGCTACCAGTACAATACGGATGTTGTCTTTGGTCCAGAGGGGAAACTGGTGGCTCGTTATCACAAG tACAACCTGTTTAGAGGTGAAACTCAGTTTAATTACCCAAAAGAGCCAGAAGTTGTCACCTTTGAGACTCCCTTTGGGAAGTTCGGCATTTTCACTTGCTTTGACATCCTTTTCCGTGAGCCTGCAGTGGTCCTGGTGAGCAAGATGCAGGTGGACACTGTGCTCTTCCCGACGGCTTGGATGAATGTCCTGCCATTTCTGACCGCAGTTGAGTTTCATTCTGCCTGGGCTATGGGCATGGGTGTCAATTTACTTTCAGCAAATACTCACAACATCAACTTTGCAATGACAG GCAGTGGGCTGTTCACTCCAGAAGGACCTGCCGCCTACCATTATGACACTGGAACTGAGGAGGGATGTCTCCTGCTAGCAGAGTTGAGTGCATACCCCTGTCTTTCCCCCACTTACCCTCCTGCCATCAACTGGAGTTTGTATGCCACAAGTATCAAGAAATTTCCAGGAGAAAATGACACCTTTTCGGGATCTGTCCGGCGGGATATATTCACTTTCAGTGAACTCAGGCGCAAAACTGGAAATTACACCGTTTGCCAAGGAGACCTCTGCTGTCATCTGGTCTATCAGATGTCAAACAAGAGGAAAAACGAAGTTTATGTCCTGGGTGCATTTGATGGGCTTCACGGTTCTCTCATAAAATACCATTGGCAG ATATGCACACTACTCAAGTGCAAGAGCACAGACCTGGACACATGTGGGCAGCCAGTGGAGACGGCTCAGACCAAGTTTGAGATGTTCTCCCTCAGCGGCACATTTGGCACCAACTACGTCTTTCCAGAAGTGTTGTACAGTGGGGTGCAGCTGGCCCCTGGGGAGTTTGAG GTTCTACGTGACGGACGTTTGAAAAGTAAACATAGCACATCAAAACCACTCATAACAGCGACACTTTTTGGAAGACTTTATGAGAAGGACCTGCCACATCCTCTGCGAACCTCCCAATAA
- the LOC116784828 gene encoding trace amine-associated receptor 1-like, translated as MQPYCESVNGSCIRSSWSNSIRVSMYIFMVCIILATVVGNLTVIISISHFKQLHTPTNFLILSMATVDFLLGFFIMPCSMVRSVENCWYFGELFCKIHMSMDIMLSTASIFHLSFISIDRYYAVCDPLRYKSKINTFVIVVMVFICWTVPAAFAFGMIFLDLNLRGAEKIYNHVHCAGECLLIFSETSGVVASVVSFYIPGFVMLYIYRKIYSVAKKQAKSIDAISKKKVQFEMKNHISFCKEGKAAKTLGIIMGVFLICWTPFFFFTATNPFMNYVIPPILIDALVWFGYLNSTLNPIVYAFFYMWFRRALKIILFGKIFQQDSSRSHLFSD; from the coding sequence ATGCAACCGTACTGTGAATCTGTAAATGGCTCTTGCATAAGGAGCAGCTGGTCAAACAGTATCCGTGTTTCCATGTATATCTTCATGGTTTGCATTATTCTAGCCACAGTGGTTGGAAATTTGACAGTTATCATCTCGATATCACATTTCAAGCAGCTCCATACGCCTACTAATTTCCTGATACTTTCAATGGCTACAGTAGACTTCCTGCTGGGATTCTTCATCATGCCTTGCAGTATGGTGCGCTCTGTTGAGAACTGCTGGTATTTTGGGGAGCTCTTCTGCAAGATCCACATGAGCATGGACATTATGTTGAGCACAGCTTCTATTTTCCACCTTTCCTTCATATCCATTGACCGTTACTATGCTGTGTGTGATCCTTTAAGATACAAATCCAAGATAAATACTTTTGTTATTGTAGTCATGGTGTTCATATGTTGGACAgtccctgctgcttttgcttttgggATGATCTTTCTAGACCTGAACTTGAGAGGGGCAGAAAAGATTTATAATCATGTCCATTGTGCAGGAGAATGCCTTCTCATTTTTAGTGAAACTTCAGGTGTTGTGGCCTCTGTAGTATCTTTTTACATCCCTGGATTTGTTATGCTGTACATCTATAGGAAAATATACTCTGTAGCCAAGAAGCAGGCAAAATCCATTGATGCAATTAGCAAAAAAAAGGTGCAATTTGAAATGAAGAATCACATTTCATTCTGCAAAGAAGGGAAAGCTGCTAAGACATTAGGCATAATAATGGGAGTGTTTCTCATCTGCTGGACTCCATTCTTCTTCTTTACAGCTACCAATCCATTTATGAATTATGTGATACCTCCTATTCTCATCGATGctctggtttggtttggctATTTAAATTCTACACTTAACCCAAttgtttatgcatttttttacaTGTGGTTTCGCAGggcattaaaaattattctgtttggaaaaattTTTCAACAGGACTCTTCCAGGtctcatttgttttcagattaa